A genomic window from Aquitalea aquatilis includes:
- a CDS encoding MBL fold metallo-hydrolase, with protein MALVLYDDGNHKCVAFTELVQGEGIQSNQFAIIDKGDGMLLDPGGNLTYKHLIAELADYFLPSHTRYIFASHQDPDIIASANGWLLITDAQIIIAQEWVRFLPHFCIRGVTEGRLIPIPPRGMNVTLGESTLKVVPAHYLHTVGFFQVYDPISKILFSGDIGASLMDGHEAGKPVSDFDAHLIDSHMLGFHKRYMTNNKACRLWVQMVRQLDVEWIVPQHGGSFKGKDMVKRFLDWFETLECGTDLITTADFTLD; from the coding sequence ATGGCTCTGGTGCTTTACGATGATGGCAATCACAAATGCGTCGCCTTTACCGAACTGGTACAGGGTGAAGGCATCCAGTCCAACCAGTTTGCCATCATCGACAAGGGTGACGGCATGCTGCTGGACCCCGGTGGCAACCTCACCTACAAGCACCTGATCGCCGAACTGGCCGATTACTTCCTGCCCTCGCACACCCGCTATATTTTTGCCTCGCACCAGGACCCGGACATCATCGCCTCGGCCAATGGCTGGCTGCTGATCACCGATGCCCAGATCATCATCGCCCAGGAATGGGTGCGCTTTCTGCCGCACTTCTGTATTCGCGGCGTGACCGAAGGCCGGCTGATTCCCATTCCGCCGCGCGGCATGAATGTCACACTGGGCGAATCCACCCTCAAGGTGGTACCGGCGCACTATCTGCATACCGTCGGCTTCTTCCAGGTGTACGACCCCATCAGCAAAATCCTGTTCTCCGGCGACATCGGCGCTTCGCTGATGGATGGCCACGAAGCCGGCAAACCGGTAAGCGACTTCGACGCCCATCTGATCGACAGCCACATGCTGGGCTTTCACAAGCGCTACATGACCAATAACAAGGCCTGCCGGCTGTGGGTGCAAATGGTGCGCCAGCTGGACGTGGAGTGGATCGTGCCGCAGCACGGCGGCTCGTTCAAAGGCAAGGACATGGTCAAGCGCTTCCTCGACTGGTTTGAAACCCTGGAGTGTGGCACGGACCTGATCACCACCGCCGACTTCACCCTGGATTGA
- a CDS encoding alpha-E domain-containing protein — MLSRMAGCLYWMARDMERAENTARLLDVSLQMSLLHASSQDDLLVPLDVTGSTANFLQRHRTPTPQTVLHYLALDGDNPGSIYNCMRSARENAHVVRVKITSEMWEQVNGTWLEMREWQRRGLDTRSASTFLEWVRERSHLFRGAGYGTMLRNDTFHFSRLGTFLERADNTARILNVKTKQISDNEPEAENILDYYQWAALLRSVSGFEAYRDIYRDSITPQRVAELLILRNDMPRSLRACFGEINKVLARIEGQAGRAARRRASEIQARLTYSSIEDIFADGLEQTLDSLIDDINLLGSAIHHSYLETA, encoded by the coding sequence ATGCTGAGCCGAATGGCAGGGTGCCTGTACTGGATGGCACGTGATATGGAACGCGCCGAGAACACCGCGCGCTTGCTGGATGTCAGCCTGCAGATGTCGCTGCTGCATGCCTCATCGCAGGACGACTTGCTGGTGCCGCTGGATGTCACCGGCAGCACCGCCAATTTTCTGCAGCGCCACCGCACCCCCACCCCGCAGACCGTATTGCACTATCTGGCGCTGGATGGCGACAACCCCGGCAGCATCTACAACTGCATGCGCAGCGCCCGCGAAAACGCCCACGTTGTGCGGGTAAAGATCACCTCGGAAATGTGGGAACAGGTCAACGGCACCTGGCTGGAAATGCGCGAGTGGCAACGGCGCGGGCTGGACACCCGCAGCGCATCAACCTTTCTGGAATGGGTACGCGAACGCTCGCACCTGTTTCGCGGTGCCGGCTACGGCACCATGCTGCGCAACGACACCTTCCATTTCTCCCGGCTGGGGACGTTTCTGGAGCGTGCCGACAACACCGCGCGCATTCTCAACGTGAAAACCAAGCAGATCAGCGACAACGAGCCGGAAGCGGAAAACATCCTCGACTACTACCAGTGGGCCGCGCTGCTGCGCTCGGTGTCCGGCTTTGAAGCCTACCGCGACATCTATCGCGACAGCATCACCCCGCAGCGGGTCGCCGAGCTGCTGATCCTGCGCAACGACATGCCGCGCAGCCTGCGCGCCTGCTTTGGTGAAATCAACAAGGTACTGGCACGCATCGAAGGCCAGGCCGGCCGCGCCGCGCGCCGCCGCGCCAGCGAAATCCAGGCCCGGCTCACCTACAGCAGCATCGAGGACATCTTTGCCGACGGGCTGGAACAGACACTGGACAGCCTGATCGACGACATCAATCTGCTGGGCAGCGCAATTCACCACAGCTATCTGGAAACCGCCTGA
- a CDS encoding GTP-binding protein, whose protein sequence is MRAYDNKIIFAGPVGAGKTTAIGAISDIAPVTTDARASDMTLNRKDTTTVALDYGVLMLDESTKVHLYGTPGQERFDFMWDILSQGGIGLILLLDNTRANPVKDLQFFLNAFRDMLKAAPLVIGVTKTDLRATPSIETYAALLEKFDMRPPIFEIDARSREDVKKLVLALLFSIDPGLES, encoded by the coding sequence ATGCGCGCTTACGATAACAAGATCATCTTCGCCGGCCCGGTTGGTGCCGGCAAAACCACCGCCATCGGTGCCATCAGCGATATCGCACCGGTCACCACCGATGCCCGCGCCTCCGACATGACGCTGAACCGCAAGGACACCACCACGGTAGCGCTGGACTACGGCGTACTGATGCTGGACGAGAGCACCAAGGTGCACCTGTACGGCACGCCGGGGCAAGAGCGCTTCGACTTCATGTGGGACATCCTCAGCCAGGGCGGCATCGGCCTGATCCTGCTGCTGGACAATACCCGCGCCAATCCGGTGAAGGATTTGCAGTTTTTCCTCAATGCCTTCCGCGACATGCTCAAGGCGGCACCGCTGGTGATCGGCGTCACCAAGACCGATCTGCGCGCCACCCCCAGCATTGAAACCTATGCCGCCCTGCTGGAAAAATTCGACATGCGGCCACCCATTTTCGAAATCGATGCCCGCTCGCGCGAGGACGTGAAAAAGCTGGTACTGGCATTGCTGTTCTCCATCGACCCCGGGCTGGAAAGCTGA
- a CDS encoding roadblock/LC7 domain-containing protein translates to MSDHLSLKDTLYPIASPAGAYYAVSSPEQDAARILLTQILRLGHSVPLTEALLEEWSGNDLGKGLETLYRLQRLEFVHGTEQPRPPLAINLENQLPSLLAALSGNGRALLADDNGLYYATAGFHHESAEEIAALAGDIISLNRRHALLLKNNLNISNLAWAISNPAGHSELGFYPLHVGQQSFVLVIGGTPRLQDEHFVTLIELLSRRYA, encoded by the coding sequence ATGTCAGACCACCTTTCGCTCAAGGATACGCTCTACCCCATCGCCAGCCCCGCCGGTGCCTACTATGCCGTGTCCAGTCCGGAGCAGGATGCCGCGCGCATTCTGCTGACCCAGATCCTGCGGCTGGGCCATTCCGTACCGCTGACCGAGGCCCTGCTGGAAGAATGGAGTGGCAACGACCTGGGCAAAGGGCTGGAAACCCTGTACCGGCTACAGCGGCTGGAGTTCGTGCACGGCACCGAACAGCCGCGCCCGCCGCTGGCCATCAACCTGGAAAACCAGCTGCCCTCGCTGCTGGCGGCGCTGTCCGGCAACGGGCGCGCCCTGCTGGCCGACGACAACGGCCTGTATTACGCCACCGCCGGCTTTCATCATGAGTCGGCCGAGGAAATCGCCGCCCTGGCCGGCGACATCATTTCGCTGAACCGCCGCCACGCCCTGCTGCTGAAAAACAACCTCAACATCAGCAACCTGGCCTGGGCCATCAGCAATCCGGCCGGCCACAGCGAGCTGGGGTTTTACCCGCTGCATGTCGGGCAGCAATCCTTCGTGCTGGTGATTGGTGGCACACCACGCCTGCAGGACGAACATTTCGTGACGCTGATCGAGCTACTCAGTCGTCGTTACGCTTGA
- the alaS gene encoding alanine--tRNA ligase produces the protein MKTSEIRQKFLDFFASKGHQVVASSSLVPWEDPTLLFTNAGMNQFKDVFLGFDKRPYSRATTSQKCVRAGGKHNDLENVGYTARHHTFFEMLGNFSFGDYFKRDAIHFAWEFLTGEQWLALPKDKLMVTVYATDDEAFDIWNKEIGVPADKIVRIGDNKGAPYASDNFWQMGDTGPCGPCTEIFYDHGEHIWGGPPGSPEEDGDRFIEIWNNVFMQFNRDETGAMNPLPKPSVDTGMGLERISAVLQHVHANYEIDLFQNLLKAAARETGVPFSMDIPSLKVIADHIRACSFLIADGVIPSNDGRGYVLRRIIRRAIRHGYKLGQKGLFFHKLVADLAAEMGDAYPELRQKQAEIEDSLRQEELRFAETLDKGMALLETALAANSKVLDGETAFKLYDTFGFPLDLTADICREREVEVDQAGFDKAMEAQRERARAASSFKMAGNVDYSGADTVFNGYESTSVDAKVLALYKGNEAVQQLEAGDEGIVVLDNTAFYAEGGGQVGDVGEISAQGGVAALFDVADTQKVQAAVFGHKGRLARGSLKVGDSVSATIDLHQRAATARNHSATHLLHAALRHVLGEHVAQKGSLVNPERARFDFAHNEPVSAEQLAEVERIVNRVVIHNVEVSVGHMSYDDAIKAGAIALFGEKYGDTVRVLKMGDFSTELCGGTHVKRTGDIGLFKIIAETGVAAGVRRIEAVTGEGAVALVQAQDGELKAAAAIAQAQPGELLSKLEKLQAELKAAQKQAQQLKGQLALGQLDQLLASQQQSIKGVACLICKIEDIDAATLRDMSDKVMDKLESGLALLSCVADGKVSLIARVSKDLTGKVKAGELVNQVALQVGGKGGGRPDMAQAGGTQPENLAAALASLPAWLDGKL, from the coding sequence ATGAAAACCTCAGAAATTCGCCAGAAATTCCTGGATTTCTTCGCCTCCAAAGGCCACCAGGTAGTAGCTTCCAGTTCGCTGGTACCGTGGGAAGATCCCACCCTGCTGTTTACCAATGCCGGCATGAACCAGTTCAAGGACGTGTTCCTCGGCTTTGACAAGCGCCCTTACAGCCGCGCCACCACCAGCCAGAAATGCGTACGCGCCGGCGGCAAGCACAACGACCTGGAAAACGTCGGCTACACCGCGCGCCACCATACTTTCTTCGAAATGCTGGGCAACTTCAGCTTCGGCGACTACTTCAAGCGTGATGCCATCCACTTCGCCTGGGAATTCCTCACCGGCGAGCAATGGCTGGCGCTGCCCAAGGACAAGCTGATGGTGACGGTATACGCCACCGACGACGAAGCCTTTGATATCTGGAACAAGGAAATCGGCGTACCGGCCGACAAGATTGTCCGCATCGGCGACAACAAGGGCGCGCCCTACGCCTCGGACAACTTCTGGCAGATGGGCGACACCGGCCCCTGCGGCCCGTGTACCGAAATTTTCTACGATCACGGCGAGCACATCTGGGGCGGCCCTCCGGGAAGCCCGGAAGAAGACGGCGACCGCTTCATCGAAATCTGGAACAACGTGTTCATGCAGTTCAACCGCGACGAAACCGGCGCGATGAACCCGCTGCCCAAGCCGTCGGTGGATACCGGCATGGGCCTGGAGCGTATCTCGGCCGTACTGCAACACGTACATGCCAACTACGAGATCGACCTGTTCCAGAACCTGCTGAAAGCCGCTGCCCGTGAAACCGGCGTGCCCTTCAGCATGGACATCCCCTCGCTCAAGGTGATTGCCGACCACATCCGCGCCTGTTCCTTCCTGATTGCCGATGGCGTGATTCCGTCCAACGACGGCCGTGGCTATGTGCTACGTCGCATTATCCGCCGCGCCATCCGCCACGGTTACAAGCTGGGCCAGAAGGGTCTGTTCTTCCATAAGCTGGTGGCTGATCTGGCCGCTGAAATGGGCGATGCCTATCCGGAACTGCGTCAGAAACAGGCCGAGATCGAAGACAGCCTGCGCCAGGAAGAACTGCGCTTTGCCGAAACCCTGGACAAGGGCATGGCACTGCTGGAAACCGCACTGGCCGCCAACAGCAAGGTACTGGACGGCGAAACCGCCTTCAAACTGTACGACACCTTCGGCTTCCCGCTGGACCTGACCGCCGACATCTGCCGCGAACGCGAAGTGGAAGTGGATCAGGCCGGTTTTGACAAGGCGATGGAAGCCCAGCGCGAACGCGCCCGTGCTGCCTCGTCCTTCAAGATGGCCGGCAATGTCGACTATAGCGGTGCCGATACCGTGTTCAACGGCTACGAATCCACCAGCGTGGATGCCAAAGTGCTGGCGCTGTACAAGGGCAATGAAGCCGTACAGCAGCTGGAGGCCGGCGACGAAGGCATCGTGGTACTGGACAACACCGCCTTCTACGCCGAAGGCGGCGGTCAGGTGGGCGATGTCGGTGAAATCTCCGCTCAGGGCGGCGTCGCTGCACTGTTCGACGTGGCCGACACCCAGAAGGTGCAAGCCGCAGTATTCGGCCACAAGGGCCGTCTGGCACGCGGCAGCCTGAAGGTGGGCGACAGCGTGAGCGCCACCATCGACCTGCACCAGCGCGCGGCCACCGCACGCAACCACTCGGCTACCCACCTGCTGCATGCCGCGCTGCGCCATGTACTGGGTGAACACGTGGCCCAGAAGGGTTCACTGGTGAACCCGGAACGTGCCCGCTTCGACTTCGCCCACAACGAGCCGGTATCGGCTGAACAACTGGCGGAAGTGGAGCGCATCGTCAACCGCGTGGTCATCCATAACGTGGAAGTCAGCGTCGGCCACATGTCCTACGACGACGCCATCAAGGCCGGGGCGATTGCCCTGTTCGGCGAAAAGTACGGCGACACCGTGCGCGTACTGAAAATGGGCGACTTCTCCACCGAACTGTGCGGCGGTACTCACGTCAAGCGCACCGGTGACATCGGCCTGTTCAAGATCATTGCCGAAACCGGCGTGGCTGCTGGCGTGCGCCGTATCGAAGCCGTCACCGGCGAAGGTGCCGTGGCACTGGTACAGGCACAGGATGGCGAACTGAAAGCTGCCGCCGCCATCGCTCAGGCCCAGCCGGGCGAACTGCTGTCCAAGCTGGAAAAACTGCAGGCCGAACTGAAAGCCGCGCAGAAACAGGCGCAACAGCTGAAGGGCCAACTGGCACTGGGTCAGCTCGACCAGTTGCTGGCCAGCCAGCAGCAAAGCATCAAGGGCGTGGCTTGCCTGATCTGCAAGATCGAGGACATCGACGCCGCCACCCTGCGCGACATGAGCGACAAGGTGATGGACAAGCTGGAAAGCGGCCTGGCGCTGCTGTCCTGCGTGGCCGACGGCAAGGTCAGCCTGATTGCCCGCGTCTCGAAGGACCTGACCGGCAAGGTCAAGGCCGGCGAGCTGGTCAACCAGGTCGCCCTGCAAGTGGGTGGCAAGGGCGGTGGTCGTCCGGACATGGCACAAGCAGGCGGCACCCAGCCGGAAAACCTAGCAGCGGCGCTCGCCAGCCTGCCGGCCTGGCTGGACGGCAAGCTGTAA
- a CDS encoding roadblock/LC7 domain-containing protein: MREQMLKSILSDLNGASADIEASAIISSDGLTMAALLPQDVDEDRVGAMAAAMLSLGERTAKELARGELEQVMVKGDNGYILMSYAGRDAVLTVIARREAKLGLIFLDAKRAARNIAEIL; encoded by the coding sequence ATGCGTGAACAGATGCTCAAGTCCATCCTGAGTGACCTTAACGGTGCATCCGCCGATATCGAAGCGTCGGCCATCATCTCATCCGACGGCCTGACCATGGCCGCCCTGCTGCCGCAGGATGTGGACGAAGACCGTGTCGGTGCCATGGCCGCAGCCATGCTGTCGCTGGGCGAACGCACCGCCAAGGAACTGGCACGCGGCGAACTGGAACAGGTGATGGTGAAGGGCGACAACGGCTACATCCTGATGAGCTATGCCGGCCGCGATGCCGTACTCACCGTGATTGCCCGCCGCGAAGCCAAGCTGGGGCTGATTTTCCTCGATGCCAAGCGCGCCGCGCGCAATATCGCCGAAATCCTGTAA
- a CDS encoding circularly permuted type 2 ATP-grasp protein → MHQITPLDHTHYDEMLAAGQDVRPSYQHFASWLNQAAPDWLRNKQAEADTLFRRVGITFAVYGDESGAERLIPFDTIPRIISAAEWKTLEAGCIQRVTALNRFLHDIYHEQDILKAGIIPPEQILTNAGYQLAMQGIDLPRQVYAHIAGVDIIRHSDGGFYVLEDNLRTPSGVSYMLENRKMMMRLFPELFASHDITPVEHYPNMLLDTLRAVAPPEVDNPTVVVLTPGQYNSAYFEHAFLASQMGVELVEGQDLFVKNGHVYMRTTSGPQRVDVIYRRLDDAYLDPLAFNAGSMLGVPGLMSVYREGRVSVCNAVGTGVADDKSIYPYVPDMIRFYLGEEPILHNVPTWQLRKPEDLAYVLDHLPELVVKEVHGAGGYGMLVGPAATQEEIAAYRLRILQDPANFIAQPTLSLSTCPTFVEAGIAPRHIDLRPFVLSGKKVQLVAGGLTRVALREGSLVVNSSQGGGTKDTWILKEDITC, encoded by the coding sequence ATGCACCAGATCACACCGCTAGATCACACCCACTACGACGAGATGCTGGCTGCCGGACAGGATGTCCGTCCGTCCTACCAGCATTTTGCCAGCTGGCTGAACCAGGCAGCACCCGACTGGCTGCGCAACAAGCAGGCCGAGGCCGACACCCTGTTTCGCCGCGTCGGCATCACTTTTGCCGTCTACGGCGACGAAAGCGGAGCCGAACGGCTGATCCCTTTCGACACCATCCCACGCATCATTTCCGCCGCCGAATGGAAAACCCTGGAAGCCGGCTGCATCCAGCGCGTCACCGCACTCAACCGCTTTTTGCATGACATCTACCACGAGCAGGACATCCTCAAGGCCGGCATCATTCCGCCAGAGCAGATCCTCACCAATGCCGGCTACCAGCTGGCCATGCAGGGCATAGACCTGCCGCGCCAGGTGTACGCGCACATCGCCGGGGTGGACATCATCCGCCACAGCGATGGCGGCTTTTACGTGCTGGAAGACAATCTGCGCACCCCGTCCGGCGTCAGCTACATGCTGGAAAACCGCAAGATGATGATGCGGCTGTTCCCCGAGCTGTTCGCCAGCCACGACATCACCCCGGTCGAGCACTACCCCAATATGCTGCTGGACACCCTGCGTGCCGTGGCACCGCCCGAGGTGGACAACCCCACCGTGGTGGTGCTCACCCCCGGCCAGTACAACAGCGCCTATTTCGAACACGCCTTCCTCGCCAGCCAGATGGGGGTGGAACTGGTGGAAGGGCAGGATCTGTTCGTCAAGAACGGCCATGTCTACATGCGCACCACCTCCGGCCCGCAGCGGGTGGATGTGATCTACCGCCGGCTGGACGATGCCTATCTGGACCCGCTGGCCTTCAACGCCGGTTCCATGCTGGGCGTGCCGGGGCTGATGTCGGTCTATCGTGAAGGCCGGGTCAGCGTGTGCAATGCCGTGGGGACCGGCGTGGCGGACGACAAGTCCATCTACCCCTATGTGCCGGACATGATCCGCTTTTATCTGGGCGAAGAACCCATCCTGCACAATGTGCCCACCTGGCAGCTGCGCAAGCCGGAAGATCTGGCCTACGTGCTGGACCACCTGCCCGAGCTGGTGGTGAAGGAAGTCCACGGTGCCGGCGGCTACGGCATGCTGGTCGGCCCGGCAGCTACGCAGGAGGAAATCGCCGCCTACCGGCTGCGCATTCTGCAAGACCCGGCCAACTTCATCGCCCAGCCCACGCTGTCGCTGTCGACCTGCCCCACTTTTGTCGAGGCCGGCATTGCCCCGCGCCACATCGACCTGCGCCCCTTCGTACTGTCCGGCAAGAAAGTGCAGCTGGTGGCCGGCGGCCTCACCCGCGTCGCCCTGCGTGAAGGCTCGCTGGTGGTCAATTCATCCCAAGGCGGCGGTACCAAGGACACCTGGATTCTGAAGGAGGACATCACATGCTGA
- a CDS encoding substrate-binding periplasmic protein has product MTSCRSTLARLGHTLLLALCFCLPGAAVADGKLLVVTENSSWLSTIDAQGNVAGRNTQLVKDILAHAGLKADIQVLPWARAYRIAATRPNTLIYSIARTSTREKQFVWLGPLGHMQRVFYRLSSDTTAEPQSLEQVKSCCKVCVGNHDVQEEFLIKAGFVQNSQFLTTNSPQECPRLLLSGAAQLLIADPEQLRSQLARLKMPDEQFQPVLNMPQGEELYLAANPQTDPAIVRAITEAMRQLKAH; this is encoded by the coding sequence ATGACCAGCTGCCGCTCTACCCTTGCCCGGCTAGGCCACACGCTGCTGCTGGCGCTGTGCTTCTGTCTGCCTGGCGCTGCCGTGGCCGACGGCAAGCTGCTGGTGGTGACAGAAAACTCGTCCTGGCTCAGCACCATCGATGCCCAGGGCAATGTCGCCGGGCGCAATACCCAGCTGGTCAAAGACATTCTGGCGCACGCCGGGCTGAAGGCCGATATCCAGGTACTGCCCTGGGCCAGGGCCTATCGCATCGCCGCCACCCGTCCCAATACCCTGATCTACTCCATTGCCCGCACCAGCACACGCGAAAAGCAGTTTGTCTGGCTGGGGCCGCTTGGCCACATGCAGCGGGTTTTCTATCGGCTGAGCAGCGACACCACGGCGGAGCCCCAGTCGCTGGAGCAAGTGAAAAGCTGTTGCAAGGTCTGTGTTGGCAACCACGACGTGCAGGAAGAATTCCTGATCAAAGCCGGTTTCGTGCAAAACAGCCAGTTCCTCACCACCAATAGCCCACAGGAATGCCCGCGACTCTTGCTGAGCGGTGCCGCACAGCTGCTGATTGCCGATCCCGAGCAGCTACGCAGCCAGCTGGCACGTTTGAAAATGCCGGATGAGCAGTTCCAGCCCGTGCTGAACATGCCGCAAGGCGAGGAACTCTACCTGGCGGCCAACCCGCAAACCGACCCGGCCATCGTCCGGGCCATCACCGAGGCCATGCGCCAACTGAAAGCCCATTAG
- a CDS encoding transglutaminase family protein: protein MRLAISHETLYRYDSPVRHSTQYLRLTPQGGNGLRILDWQLELPESAHRSTDSYGNILHVLTLDYPHQEIRIKVSGTVETEDTAPVCDTLPPLFFLRQTELTTPDEALRKFAAGYRQPTPSLSQLQSLVEGIREHMPFLPGETQSHTPAADAFAKGAGVCQDHTHVFLSCARQLGIPARYVSGYVYSPAHAADHVSSHAWAEAWVDGAWHSFDVANAVAANEHHLKLAIGMDYLDACPVRGVRFGGGTESMSAQARVWLDGQ, encoded by the coding sequence ATGAGACTCGCTATCAGCCACGAAACGCTGTACCGCTACGACAGCCCGGTGCGCCACAGCACCCAGTATCTGCGCCTGACTCCGCAGGGCGGCAATGGCCTGCGTATTCTGGACTGGCAACTGGAATTGCCCGAGTCGGCCCATCGCAGTACCGACAGCTACGGCAATATCCTGCACGTGCTGACACTGGACTACCCGCACCAGGAAATCCGCATCAAGGTCAGCGGCACGGTGGAAACCGAGGATACCGCACCGGTGTGCGACACCCTGCCGCCACTGTTTTTCCTGCGCCAAACCGAGCTGACCACCCCGGACGAAGCACTGCGCAAGTTTGCTGCCGGCTATCGCCAGCCCACCCCCAGCCTGAGCCAGTTGCAAAGCCTGGTAGAAGGCATACGCGAACACATGCCCTTCCTGCCCGGCGAAACCCAGAGCCACACACCGGCGGCCGATGCCTTTGCCAAGGGTGCCGGCGTCTGCCAGGACCACACCCACGTCTTTCTCAGCTGCGCCCGCCAGCTGGGCATCCCGGCGCGCTATGTCAGTGGCTATGTCTACTCGCCGGCCCACGCCGCCGACCACGTCTCCAGCCATGCCTGGGCCGAAGCCTGGGTAGACGGTGCCTGGCACAGCTTTGACGTGGCCAATGCGGTGGCCGCCAACGAGCATCACCTCAAGCTGGCCATCGGCATGGACTATCTGGATGCCTGCCCGGTACGCGGCGTACGCTTTGGCGGCGGCACCGAAAGCATGAGCGCCCAGGCGCGCGTCTGGCTGGACGGCCAGTAA
- a CDS encoding proteasome-type protease produces MTYCVAMNLASGMLFASDSRTNAGVDHVSTFRKMQFFQQPDERLLVLLSAGNLATTQSVVSLLRQRASAGRDEQNILNVPSMYDAACLVGDTLREIAERDGPALSQSKIEVGCSFLLGGQIRGEAPRLFNIYPQGNFIEATQDTPYFQIGEAKYGKPIIDRVVNYHTPVEDAAKCALISFDSTMKSNLSVGLPIDMLVYDKDDFGPGIHQRITEQDPYFQQLHTGWGQALREAFAALPPMRWKE; encoded by the coding sequence ATGACTTACTGCGTCGCCATGAATCTGGCATCCGGCATGCTGTTTGCCTCGGACTCCCGCACCAATGCCGGGGTGGACCATGTGTCCACCTTCCGCAAAATGCAGTTTTTCCAGCAGCCGGACGAGCGGCTCTTGGTGCTGCTGTCCGCCGGCAACCTGGCCACCACCCAGAGCGTGGTCAGCCTGCTGCGTCAGCGCGCCAGTGCCGGACGGGACGAGCAGAACATCCTCAACGTCCCCTCCATGTACGATGCCGCCTGTCTGGTGGGCGATACCCTGCGCGAAATCGCCGAGCGCGACGGCCCGGCGCTGAGCCAGTCCAAGATCGAAGTGGGCTGTTCCTTCCTCTTGGGCGGGCAGATCCGCGGCGAGGCACCCCGGCTGTTCAATATCTACCCGCAGGGCAATTTCATCGAAGCCACCCAGGACACACCCTACTTCCAGATCGGCGAAGCCAAATACGGCAAGCCCATCATCGACCGCGTGGTCAACTACCACACCCCGGTGGAAGACGCCGCCAAATGCGCGCTGATCAGCTTTGACTCCACCATGAAGAGCAATCTGTCGGTGGGCCTGCCCATCGACATGCTGGTGTATGACAAGGACGACTTCGGCCCCGGCATCCACCAGCGCATCACCGAGCAAGATCCCTATTTCCAGCAACTGCATACCGGCTGGGGCCAGGCCTTGCGCGAAGCCTTCGCCGCCTTGCCGCCGATGCGCTGGAAGGAATGA